Within the Miscanthus floridulus cultivar M001 chromosome 17, ASM1932011v1, whole genome shotgun sequence genome, the region GTGCAATCTGTAAATTTCCGTGTGCATGCATGTGTGTGCAGGGCTGGTGCAGACGTGGGCGGCGGTGATCATGGGCGTGTTCGCGGGGAGCGTGCCGTGGTTCACCATGATGATCCTGCACAAGAAGTCGGCGCTGTTGATGAGGGTGGACGACACGCTGGCCGTCTTCCACACGCACGCCGTGGCGGGCCTGCTGGGCGGCGTCCTGACGGGGCTGCTGGCCACGCCGGAGCTGCTGGAGATCGAGTCCCCGGTACCGGGCCTCCGCGGCGCGTTCTACGGCGGCGGGGCCCGGCAGGTCGGGAAGCAGCTGGCGGGGGCCGCCTTCGTGGTGGCGTGGAACGTCGCGGTCACGTCGCTCATCCTGCTCGCCATCGGCCTGGTGGTGCCGCTGCGGATGCCCGACGACCAGCTCATGATCGGCGACGACGCCGCGCACGGGGAGGAGGCCTACGCGCTCTGGGGCGACGGCGAGAAGTTCGACGCCACCAGGCACGACTTGGCGGCGAGGGTCGGCGGTGGTGGCATGATGGATAGGGAAGGGTCGGCGGACCAGCGGATGTCAGGCATGGGAGCCAGGGGCGTCACCATTCAGCTGTAGCCGCGCGACCGGTCTGTGCGGGAGGACACGGCGTTTTAGCAGACATTTTTTTTTCGCGAGAAATGAGCAATGTTTCTTTACGCTTTTTATATTAGCAAAAAATAAGAAAGGTTTCGCAGATCCATGTATCATATTTGGGCCACAGGCCCAGAGCATGCAGTTGCTGATTACCAGCGTATCGATACCAGACCGTAAATGGGCCATAACACGATCCAACTTGCCATCAACGCGGGCCCGCGGCCAACCTTCGCAGTATCGTGTGATcgtgtcaatgtgacggctgacgGCCGGGACGTGTTCCATGGATCGCCGTGGTTCATGAATCATGGAGGGTGAGTGGGTAAAAACGCAAAGAACCCACGTGACTCGGGCCGCAATAAGCACATGTAAAGTTCCCTTTTATTCGATCAAAATTACTACAAGGTTGCCACACAAATACAAAGCACACCAACAGAGATGTGAGGAACCATGGTGGTGTTAGTTGGAGACGACTCCTTGGAACACGGCGACCATCTCGGCTTCTTCCAGCACGTGCCCCTGGATGGCCTCCAAGAGCTTATCCCTGGTCACCTGCAATTCGATCACACACAAATCAAGAAGCATATATACTTAGCACGCTCCCAACAAAATTTTAGCATCAAACATTCGTACACGCATGCATGCGCGAACGAACGTACCTTGTTGCCGAGGTGCAACTCGTCGTCGAGCGCGTAGAGCTTGAACTGGATGCGGTGGCCATGGGAGGGCGGCACGGGGCCGCGCCACCCGGGCTGCTTCCAGTCGTTGATGCCCTCCTGCAAGCCGCCGTACTCGCGCCCCGGTGGGGCGGCGGCGCCCCCCTCCCGGCCGGAGAACCCCTCGGGGAGGCCTTTGGCGGTGGGCGGGATGTTGGCCACCACCCAGTGCGTCCACGGCAGGACGGGGTCGGCGTCGATGTCCTGCACCAGCAGCGCCAGCGACCGCGTGCCCTCGGGCACACCGTACCACTCCAGCGGCGGCGACATGTCCTTCTTCGCGCCCTGCCCCTCCGCCGAGTACTGCCGCATCAGCCGCCCGCCGTGCGCCGCGATCGGGTGCGACACCAGCCTCAGGCCCCCCTCCTGCGCCATGGTGACCGCGCGATCTGATACTCCTGCTGCTCCTGCCGCCTCCTGCGACTGCGATGCCCCGCTTGATTCGTGTGCGTTGTTTCTTTTTGCCGATCGAGTGTTCTAGCTAGATACCTCGAGCTCGTGTGTGAGGACGGAAGCGGATGGCCTCAAGTGAGAGCCTTAAATAAAGTGGGCAGCGGCGCTCGGCGGACGCGTGTCCCAGCGGCGAGGGGGGACGTGTAGTCCGTAGTCGGCTCTGGAGTCGTGTCGTGTTTTCCGGATGGCAGAGGCGGGCATGAGTACGTTCCAGAAACTTATAGCTCAAGCATCGATTAGCGCTAGAGAGCTGGCTTACGGCGGTGTTCGTAATTGTGAAGTGCTAAAATCGTGGAGAGAGTTCGACCGTACCGTTCGAGTAGGCGAGTTTGACGCTCTTGAGCTGTTGCCTTTGCCCGGGCGGAGCGAACTCTGGAAAAAGGCTGTAAGATTGGATCTGTCTTCCCAGAGCCAAACTTTTACCTGGGCCGTATCCGGGTTTCTCTTAATGAACCAGTTCAGATGTACTTGGGCTTGTCGCTTCCCAATCGACCCAAATAAATAGCTCAAAAGACTCCCAGCGCGATCCATTTGCCGAAACGGAGCTTCCCCTACGTCTTGCAACGGCTCTCCTGGGCGCTCTGCCCCAGCTTCTTTCGGAACAAAAAGGGTCCCCCGCACCGCAGCGCTTCCATTATGGAGTTCTTGTTCTTGGCATCTTCTCTTTGGCCTTCCGCCAACCGCCATCCACCACACCGAGCCCAAGCCCCCAACTCCCAACTCCCAATCCCTCGCCGCGCCACCTTTTCGCCTCCATGACTATGCCTTGGCAGTGGGCCAACCTCCACATCGACATGGGCCCGTTCGCattgctgaaaaaacaaaccgaaacactgtttcggctgatttgttgtgagagaaaatattgttccggctggaaaaaaaaaataagctaaaaagtacggattataaaagaagcgaacggggccatggtGGCCTAGATCGTGAACCGCCTACATGCGCAATCGACCGCGCATGCATGGCCGCGGTCTGCGAGGTGTGGCTCGCAGCGGTCGTGCAGGCCCCGCTTCCGCCTCCTCGGTTCTCGTGGCTGCTCCTCACGCCCGCCGACATGACTGGCATCTACTACTACCTCAGCGGCTACCGCGACCACAACATGTTCCCCACGCCCCGCCACTTCGGCTAATATGACGGCGCCCGACTCTTCCTTGCCTACGGCCAGACCCACATGCACCGGCTGCTCAACATCCACCGAAGAGTCCCACGAGCTACCCGACGTGCTCGCGGATGACGCTAGTGGCGAAATCCACAGCATCGTTGTCCTCGCCGCCACCCTCTCGTTCCCGCCTCATCACTTGGAGTGCGTTGCCACGGGCATCGTCACCTACCAGCCGGACCTCGACGCGCCGCGCCAGCGCCACTTCGCGTTATGGCCAatgttttaaatagcgggctatgATATTTAGCGGCGACCTTCTCCAAAAGCTATAGCGGGCTATAGTTGAAGctattcattttatgattttataGAAAGCATGAAAATTATTAATGAATTATGCATAGAAACATTTATCTAAACAAAAAAATTATGAACACAAATACTCAAATACATGCAGAATATCTAGGGGAATATGTTTCCAAGTCTATTATGTTGGAActaaacaagagagagagagagggaggagaggggaCACACTAGGGTTTTGAACAagtggaaatgagtgggaggtgAGGTCCCTTGTCCTCATGTCCTTGGACACTTATATAGGCAATGGTTATTTACAAGTGACATCTTGGTGGGGTTGGATTTCAAATGACACTACTCTAGCTATTAGTTGGGCCTCTACTAGGGGAAGACTTGGACCATATACCTCATGGACTCCCCCAACATCGCTCCTGGCAAATACTTCAATAGGAAGGGCTTCGCCAACACTTCCGCGACTACAATGACTCACCCACGCCAACACTTCGACGCAATGggcctcaccatcatctttggtGACTGTAATGAATGACTAACAACCTTTGACACCAACAACTAGAGGGGCTTCTCTGACATCTCCGACATCAACACTGACAACATATTTTCATCGATATCTTCGGAGGCTACAACAACTTGCCTCCGCCAAAACTTCAGCACGAGGGGTTTCGCTAACATCTTCGGCATCTACACCAACATCGCCTTCGTCAACACCTTCAGCACAAGGGCCTTCACCAACATCCGTCAGTGTCCACAATGACTCGCCTATGCCAACACTTTGGCATGAGGGGCTTCGCTAACATCTTTGGTGACTATGACGACTCGTCTCCACCCACACTTCTGTAGGAGGAGCTTCCCTATCATCTTTGGTAGTACAATGGCTCAACAACCTTTGTCAATACCTTTGGCATCAACGTTTACGACAACTAGCCTTCATCACCAAGTTTGAGGAGCTACATCAACTTGTTTGGCACCGAGGACTACTTCACCTTCCTCGACAACTTTAGCTCGAGGGGCTCATCGACGACTTCCAAAGATCTGCAAACCATGAAGGTCCCAGAGATGAAGATCTATGCAACGAGAAGGTCCTAGAGGCAAAGATCTGCACACTAAGAAGGTCCTTGAGGTAAAGACCTGCACGTCGAGCGAATCTAACAATCCATTTCATAGAAACGACCGAGGAAGCCAAAGGCCAAATATTAAGATACCGGGGAGATTGCCATTGAGGCACTTGGAGTTAGTAGCTTTCTGAGTTAGCACTTGTATAGACTAGAGTCATGTGtgtgctcttttctccatgcctCATCTAGTATGAGCATCTATTAGGTCATGTTGTACCTTTCATAACGCAATAgctgaggggctactgttggggggaGCTGTAGGAACAAAATGGtgaactagaggggggtgaatagtcatttctaaaattaattgcgccagctaaccgaaacaaatacagaattaaaattatcggtctagataagactacacccctctatctatgttcacaagcaccttataaagattctaattaggcaacaaaggtgttgagctagctagaactcacctaacaaattctaggagcaagggGGAGCTCCTACTCATGCTAACAAACatatgccgctagtacttcaagcaacggggaagctcctactcatgctagtaagcaaaagcacaaagccacctaagctcactagcaatgctcaataacaaggctacacaagttaaattagagagcacaaattacttagctacacaaactaagcaatgtaactaacaaggctactcaagccaaattagttacgcaagggagctacttctatgctacacaagcaagaaggtaactagcaagctacacaagctaactaattacaagagcgactacacaagcacaatgtatatgaaagtaaatacaagattgtgtaaaggggatgcaaaccaacgggagacaaggatgacacggtaatttttatcccgaggttcatgtgcttgccaacacgctagtccccgttgtgtcgaccgttcacttggtggtttggcggctaattggcaccacaccaagcccacacgttgggcactACAAGAACCCCACGtaccaagtgagggtagctcaatgacacgctcaactagagttgctcttcgtggctctcatggggtgagcacaacacccctcacaaatccttctctagagcaccacacaatcttcttgtGTGCTTCGACAGAACCcacgccaccaagccatctaggaggtggcaacctccaagagtaataagcaccacaggcttgcaactcgaacacctagtgccactcgatgcaacctcacaatgcaatagCACTCACagtcaatcggatgatcactatcaagcatatgtgagttagagggctctcaagcacacctacacaagccataaggcttaagggtgctcagcaaccagcccaaggccagccaatgcttggttttatagcccccatgaaaatagagccgttgtacccctttactgggtaCTTTTAGTACTAACCGGACTCtccagcactgaccggacacgtccggtcaataggTCTGGTTGCTCCAACTCGGCCACGTGGCACTAGCCGTTTGAATCGACCTTTGCCACCCAACAGCTCCTTCATGCATGTGCTCGTCATCACCTGACCGGACCTGATGGTCCCCTGACTGGACTCACCACAAGCTAGAGTCCGGTGTGATCTAGAAAGGATCCAGAGATGCCAAAacgcgatcggacgtgtccgatcattcATGACCGGATGCGCCACTGTGCTCGCTCACCCTGCATGCTCTATGCCGTCCTATGAACAGTGGCAGGGGCGCGTCCGGTCCCCCctacccagcgtccgatcactccacaCCGTGTCGTGCTTTCTGCTCACTAAGACCGAACTCGCTAGCCAGCATCAGGTCGCTGCGCTGAGCAAAGTCCGGTCCTACCATCAAGGCAGGCCAAGGCCTAGGGTGTAGcatcggacgcatctggtcctCCCAAGgatagcatccggtcaccccagtgACATTCTTGCCTCTTTTTCTTCACCATGGATTCACATCGACTCCAACGGCTTCTCCTATGCAAATGtggcaacaccaccaagtgtacaacaccatgtgcaagtgtgttaatATTTCACAAACATTGTCAAAGGATTAGTTACTCAATTCAccacgtcactcgatcctagcaacgatgcaaagttagatcactcgagtggcactagatggccaaaatgtaaacaagtttgcccctcttgatagtatgaccatctatcctaaacctggtcataaacttctctacacacctatgactggtgaaatgaaattccCTATAGATTATACATTtaccttgcgtattccattccatctcctccaatgttgatgcaacacatgcactgtTGGGCCCCTAATTTAGGGTCCTCTGTGCATCATGTATCAGTCCCTGGATCAATAGTTGATATGCATAATTCAAACAAGACTGATATAaaaaaaccatacttttattgctaatgggGAAAGAACATATTGCATGGTTTGGGTTTACATAGTTTGGGCCATTGGCCTTACATGGTATATTAGAGTTCTAAGACAGCGATCCTATGTCAACATGGCTCCATTCCTACAGGCAACTTGGAGTGCGGACATAACCCTATACTTATTCCTTAAGCGTACTCCTATATCCCAATCATCGTGGTCCTAGCGTAGCTCCTTCGTGTAGTCGTACGACTCCCTCTTCAAGAATACTCTGGTCATCCTATCCTTGTGTAGTCCTCGATAGCTCCATACTCGTACATTCTCCTATTGTCCTATCCTTGCATAGCTCCAGTAGTTCCATCCTGATAGGTGTTCCTGTAGCTTTActcctaaaaacatagaatggagggggttgagtacataaagtactcagcatGCCCTAAACTTTGGGTGGAAGGGGAAGGCTATATGTGAAGGTGGTTATAGTGGTTGAGGTAAAAGTGGTAGGGTGAAATAGttataattataggttgaatcctggcagagtattaccattctcaccaGTTTCTAGGTTAATTATAGTTTGCCAaattagtaaaatacatcttaTCCCAGCATTCACCCTTTCCAAggatgtggctattcgaatagattcagtaaactctgcagaggtgtacaaatttccccacaagATAGACACAGTCTAACACCATCGTCATGGCTTAGACAGGTCTAACGAGATCCCATACCTGAATGTACgcgaccttagatgtccatataactctaccgTGGCTTCTCAGTGGTTGGAAAACACACTAAACTCGGGAGGATATACCAAATCATCCCATCTCATAATCtcggatgataccacatcatcccatCATATAATCTCAGACAATACCAAATCATCCCAACATAATAGTGCtaatgataccaaatcatcaataATATGGGCTCAAACACGGCCAAACATACAATAACATGGGCTCAAATGTGGCCAAAAATCAAAGGGATTAACGTGGaggatcacatagcaaccacgcCAACCGGGCCAtgaaagatcacatagcatccatgccTGCTCCTGATATTCCAATGccaacacc harbors:
- the LOC136518977 gene encoding uncharacterized protein, translated to MAQEGGLRLVSHPIAAHGGRLMRQYSAEGQGAKKDMSPPLEWYGVPEGTRSLALLVQDIDADPVLPWTHWVVANIPPTAKGLPEGFSGREGGAAAPPGREYGGLQEGINDWKQPGWRGPVPPSHGHRIQFKLYALDDELHLGNKVTRDKLLEAIQGHVLEEAEMVAVFQGVVSN